The window CCAGGAGATCACAAAAGAAGGAATCGGCGATTTATTTGAAAGGTTCCAAAAACTCCGTGATGAACTGGAAGAGATGGGGATGTTTTCCCCTGAATATAAGAAACCAATTCCAAGGCATGCAAAAACCGTAGGGATCGTGACGGCTCCTACGGGAGCGGCCATCCGGGATATCATGAATATCTCGGCAAGGCGCAACCCTTATGTGCAGCTGTTTCTCTATCCGGCACTTGTCCAGGGGGAGAACGCAAAGGAAAGTATTGTAAAGGGAATCGAAACCCTGGACCAGATGGGCCTTGATGTCCTGATCGTGGGGCGGGGCGGCGGTTCCATTGAGGATTTGTGGGCATTTAATGAAGAAGTTGTGGCCAGGGCTGTCTTTCATTGCACCACTCCGGTGATTTCTGCCGTGGGCCATGAAACCGATGTGACTATTACCGATTATGTGGCGGACATGCGTGCGCCAACCCCCTCGGCAGCGGCCGAGCTGGCTGTATTTGATTACCGCCTGTTCGAAGAACAGGTGGGGCTGTATGGCAATACCCTTTTAAGGACCATGGAAAGAAAACTGGAACGATATCGTTTTCAGGGAAACCAATACGCCTTAAAACTGAAAATATACGACCCAAAGCGCCGGATCCATGAAAGCCGTCAAAGGCTTGCGGACATAGAGGACAGGCTGAAAAACCTTATTCTTGTAAAGACGGCTGCAGGCCGGACAAGGGCAGAAGAAGGAAGGCTCCGCATGCAGCAGCTCATAGAAAAGCAGACGGTGCGGGACAGGCACAGGCTGGAGCTTCTCATCAGCCGTCTGGAAGCTGGATCCCCTTTAAAAAGAATTGGCGGCGGGTACGGCTTTGTGACCGACGGAAAAAATAAGCGGATCAATTCCGTGAACCAGGTAAAGGCCGGAGACAGGATAGGAGTACGGCTTAAGGATGGCAGCATGGAGGCAGTGGTTTCCCGCATTGCCCCGGAGGAATCCGGCTTATCAGAAAGCCGGAAGGAAGCAGCTTCCAGGTATGACTGTATTCCCCTGGAAGACGGGCAGGAAAAGGAAACTGAATAAGGAGAACCGGACTTATGGCGGCAAAAAAAGAAAAGACCATTGAAGAGACATTCAGCGAGCTGGAAGAGCTCATTAAGAAACTGGAAAGCGGAGAAAGCTCTCTGGAGGAATCCTTCCAGTATTATGAGACAGGCATGAAGCTTGTAAAGTTCTGCAATGAAAAAATAGATAAGGTTGAAAAGAAGATTATCGTGTTAGAGGAAAATGGTGAGGAACATGAACTTTAATGAAGTGTTTTCTGCCCGCACAGAAGAAGTGGGGCACATTGTGGAAACATACCTTCCTCCTGTGGAGGGCTATCAGAGTACGGTGCTGGCGGCGATGGATTACAGCGTCAGGGCCGGAGGAAAAAGGCTTCGTCCCATGCTGATGGAGGAGACCTACCGATTATTCGGCGGCAGGGGAAAAGAGATCGAGCCGTTTATGGCGGCGATTGAGATGATTCACACCTCCTCCCTGATCCACGATGACCTTCCCTGTATGGATAATGATACCCTGCGCCGGGGCTTGCCTACGGCATGGGTGAAATTCGGCTATGACATGGCAGTGCTGGCAGGAGACGGCCTGCTGATTTATTCCATGGAGACGGCTGCAAAAGCTCTTTCCATGAGCGGCAGGCCGGATCTGGTTGCCAGATGCATGGGGATCTTAGCGGAGAAAACAGGAATCTATGGAATGATAGGCGGTCAGACCGTTGATGTGGAGCTGGCAGGAAAACCCATTCCCAAGGAAAAGCTGAATTTCATTTACCGGCTGAAGACAGGAGCGCTTATAGAGGCTTCCATGATGATCGGAGCCGTTCTTGGAGGAGCGGATGAAGCACAGCTGAAGCTGGTGGAGAACATGGCTTCCTGCCTCGGAATGGCGTTTCAGATCCAGGATGATATCCTGGACTTAATCAGCAGTGAGGAGGTTCTTGGAAAGCCTGTACTCAGCGATGAAAAGAACCACAAAACCACCTATGTAACCCTGGAGGGAATAAAAAAGGCGAAGCAGGATGTGGAGATGATTTCAGAAGAGGCGATTTCCTGCCTCCATGAGCTTCCCGGACAGAATGAATTTCTGGAAGCACTCATACGGATGCTGGTGAACCGGGAAAAGTAAGCGGAAGTCCGGCTGTATGGCCAAACCTAACGCAAATAGAGGATCTGATAAAAATATGATACTGGAATTAATAAATGGGCCTGAGGATATCAAAAAGCTGACAAAGCAGGAGCTTGATATTTTAAGCCAGGAAATTCGTGATTTTTTGGTAGAGAAAATAAGCGTCACAGGCGGTCATCTGGCTTCCAATCTGGGAGTGGTGGAACTGACCATGGCCATATATCTGGCTTTTGACCTTCCAAAGGATAAAGTCATCTGGGACGTAGGACATCAGTCCTATACCCATAAAATATTAAGCGGCAGAAGAGGAGAGTTTGATGATCTGCGGCAGTACGGCGGCATAAGCGGCTTTCCAAAGAGAAAAGAAAGCCCTTGTGATGCCTTTGATACCGGTCACAGCTCTACCTCTATTTCCGCCGGGCTGGGACTGGCCCAGGCAAGAGATGTGCTGGGTGAGAATCATTTCGTGGTATCCGTCATCGGAGACGGAGCCTTAACAGGCGGAATGGCTTATGAAGCTTTAAACAATGCGGCCAGGATAAAGAAAAATTTCATCATTATCCTAAACGATAATAACATGTCCATCTCCGAAAATGTGGGAGGCATGTCTACGTATTTAAACAGCATCCGTACCGGAGAGGGGTATCTGGATTTAAAGAAGCACGTGACCAATGTGCTGTCCAGGATCCCGGTCATCGGAGAGCAGATCATCGATAAGATCAGCAGGACAAAGGACGGCATCAAGCAGCTTCTCATACCAGGGATGCTGTTTGAAAACATGGGAATTACCTATCTTGGACCTGTGGATGGCCATAATGTAAAGGCTCTTTCCAGGACCTTAAGGGAGGCGAAAAAGCTTCCGCATACGGTTCTGGTCCATGTGATCACCCAGAAAGGCAAGGGATATGCCCTGGCGGAGAGGAATCCTTCCAAATTCCATGGAGTGGAGCCTTTCAATATTATCACCGGAGAATCGAAAAAGAAGAAGAAAAATCCCAGCTATACGGATGTGTTTTCCAAAACCGTCTGTCGTCTGGCTGAACAAGATAAAAGAATCGTGGCGGTAACGGCGGCCATGCCGGATGGAACAGGTTTAAAGCGGTTTTCCCGTCTATATCCGGGCCGTTTTTTTGACGTGGGAATTGCGGAGGAACATGCGGTGACCTCGGCGGCCGGAATGGCGGCCGGCGGCTTAAAGCCGATTGTGGCCGTTTATTCATCATTTTTACAGCGTGGCTTTGACCAGATTCTTCATGATGTATGCATCCAGAACCTGCCGGTTGTCTTTGCTATAGACCGTGCGGGACTTGTAGGCAGCGACGGGGAGACTCATCAGGGGATTTTTGATTTGTCCTATTTGACTGCCATCCCCAATATGAGCGTGTTTGCACCGAAAAATTTATGGGAGCTCATGGATGGAATGGAATTTGCTCTTTCCTATAATGGCCCTTTTGCGGTGCGCTATCCAAGAGGAGAGGCATACCAGGGTTTAAAGAATTTCCGCGCCCCCATTGAATACGGCAAGGGAGAGATGATTTATGAGGAAAGTGATATCGCTCTTCTGGCAGTGGGAAGCATGGTGAGCACGGGAGAGCATGTGAGGCAAAAGCTGAAGGCGGAAGGCTGGAACTGCACTCTGGCTAACGGACGGTTCGTGAAGCCTTTTGACAAAGAACTGGTGGACCGGCTGGCAAAGAATCACTGGCTTTTGGTGATCATGGAAGAAAATGTACTTCAGGGAGGTTATTGCCCTGCGGTTGCCAGCTATATTCATGAGCATTATCCATATGTAAAGGTCATGAACATCGCCTTGCCGGATTCCTATGTGGAGCATGGCAACGTGTCCCTTCTTCGCAAGGGACTGGGCATTGACAGTGATTCCATCATATGGAGGCTTAAAAAGGAATATCTGGACACAGAACGTCAGAACGCGGAATGGAAAAGGACAAATTATTAAGATAAAACAGAGGAAATGAAAAGGAATGAAAGAACGGTTGGATGTGCTTTTAGTAAAGCAGGGACTGGCTGAGTCCAGGGAAAAGGCCAAAGCAATCATCATGTCCGGGATCGTCTATGTAGGCGGGGAGAAGGAAGACAAAGCCGGCACCACATTTGATGAAAATTCAATTATTGAGGTAAGGGGAAGCACCCTGCGGTACGTGAGCCGGGGCGGCTTGAAGCTTGAAAAGGCCATGACCCATTTCGGCGTGACCCTGGAAGGCAAGGTATGCATGGATGTAGGCTCCTCCACAGGCGGTTTTACGGACTGTATGCTTCAAAACGGGGCCGTAAAGGTTTATGCGGTGGATGTGGGCCACGGCCAGCTTGCATGGAAGCTTCGGAACGATGAGCGTGTGGTGTGTATGGAAAAAACCAATATCCGTTACGTTACTCCGGAGAATCTGGCCGACCCTATTGAATTTTCCTCCATCGATGTTTCCTTTATTTCCCTGACAAAGGTATTGGGCCCTGTAAAAGCCCTTCTTACGGATGAAGGGGAGATTGTCTGCCTGATCAAGCCTCAGTTTGAAGCCGGTCGGGAAAAGGTGGGAAAAAAGGGCGTGGTAAGGGAAAGGTCCGTCCATTTGGAAGTGATCCGAATGGTTATTTCCCACGCGGAAAGCATTGGGTTTGAAGTGCTTCATCTGGAATATTCCCCAATTAAGGGACCGGAAGGAAATATTGAGTATCTTCTTCACTTAAAAAACCACCGGCCAGGCGAAGAACAACCGGAGAGCCAGGTGGATCCGGAAAAGATCGTAAAAGAAGCTCATGCAGACTTAACAGGACGCGAGAACGGTCTGCCACGAGAAGGCACCGAAGGGGACCCGGATTATTCTTGCAGGTAAGGAGTTTATTATGAAGTATTTTTATGTGATCATGAACCCTGATAAAGAGGGGGCCAGAGAGACTGCAAGAGCCATTCGCGATTATCTTACAGATCATGGAGCCGTCTGCCTGATCGGGGGAGAAGGCCAGGATAAGCGGCATCAGAAGAGCCA of the Lacrimispora indolis DSM 755 genome contains:
- the xseA gene encoding exodeoxyribonuclease VII large subunit, whose product is MASVYSVTQVNAYIKNMFAQDFALNRISVKGEVSNCKYHTSGHIYFTLKDGKSSMAAVMFAGHRKGLAFKLEEGQQVVVKGSVEVYERDGRYQLYAQEITKEGIGDLFERFQKLRDELEEMGMFSPEYKKPIPRHAKTVGIVTAPTGAAIRDIMNISARRNPYVQLFLYPALVQGENAKESIVKGIETLDQMGLDVLIVGRGGGSIEDLWAFNEEVVARAVFHCTTPVISAVGHETDVTITDYVADMRAPTPSAAAELAVFDYRLFEEQVGLYGNTLLRTMERKLERYRFQGNQYALKLKIYDPKRRIHESRQRLADIEDRLKNLILVKTAAGRTRAEEGRLRMQQLIEKQTVRDRHRLELLISRLEAGSPLKRIGGGYGFVTDGKNKRINSVNQVKAGDRIGVRLKDGSMEAVVSRIAPEESGLSESRKEAASRYDCIPLEDGQEKETE
- the xseB gene encoding exodeoxyribonuclease VII small subunit, with protein sequence MAAKKEKTIEETFSELEELIKKLESGESSLEESFQYYETGMKLVKFCNEKIDKVEKKIIVLEENGEEHEL
- a CDS encoding polyprenyl synthetase family protein encodes the protein MNFNEVFSARTEEVGHIVETYLPPVEGYQSTVLAAMDYSVRAGGKRLRPMLMEETYRLFGGRGKEIEPFMAAIEMIHTSSLIHDDLPCMDNDTLRRGLPTAWVKFGYDMAVLAGDGLLIYSMETAAKALSMSGRPDLVARCMGILAEKTGIYGMIGGQTVDVELAGKPIPKEKLNFIYRLKTGALIEASMMIGAVLGGADEAQLKLVENMASCLGMAFQIQDDILDLISSEEVLGKPVLSDEKNHKTTYVTLEGIKKAKQDVEMISEEAISCLHELPGQNEFLEALIRMLVNREK
- the dxs gene encoding 1-deoxy-D-xylulose-5-phosphate synthase; this encodes MILELINGPEDIKKLTKQELDILSQEIRDFLVEKISVTGGHLASNLGVVELTMAIYLAFDLPKDKVIWDVGHQSYTHKILSGRRGEFDDLRQYGGISGFPKRKESPCDAFDTGHSSTSISAGLGLAQARDVLGENHFVVSVIGDGALTGGMAYEALNNAARIKKNFIIILNDNNMSISENVGGMSTYLNSIRTGEGYLDLKKHVTNVLSRIPVIGEQIIDKISRTKDGIKQLLIPGMLFENMGITYLGPVDGHNVKALSRTLREAKKLPHTVLVHVITQKGKGYALAERNPSKFHGVEPFNIITGESKKKKKNPSYTDVFSKTVCRLAEQDKRIVAVTAAMPDGTGLKRFSRLYPGRFFDVGIAEEHAVTSAAGMAAGGLKPIVAVYSSFLQRGFDQILHDVCIQNLPVVFAIDRAGLVGSDGETHQGIFDLSYLTAIPNMSVFAPKNLWELMDGMEFALSYNGPFAVRYPRGEAYQGLKNFRAPIEYGKGEMIYEESDIALLAVGSMVSTGEHVRQKLKAEGWNCTLANGRFVKPFDKELVDRLAKNHWLLVIMEENVLQGGYCPAVASYIHEHYPYVKVMNIALPDSYVEHGNVSLLRKGLGIDSDSIIWRLKKEYLDTERQNAEWKRTNY
- a CDS encoding TlyA family RNA methyltransferase yields the protein MKERLDVLLVKQGLAESREKAKAIIMSGIVYVGGEKEDKAGTTFDENSIIEVRGSTLRYVSRGGLKLEKAMTHFGVTLEGKVCMDVGSSTGGFTDCMLQNGAVKVYAVDVGHGQLAWKLRNDERVVCMEKTNIRYVTPENLADPIEFSSIDVSFISLTKVLGPVKALLTDEGEIVCLIKPQFEAGREKVGKKGVVRERSVHLEVIRMVISHAESIGFEVLHLEYSPIKGPEGNIEYLLHLKNHRPGEEQPESQVDPEKIVKEAHADLTGRENGLPREGTEGDPDYSCR